Proteins encoded in a region of the Coffea eugenioides isolate CCC68of chromosome 4, Ceug_1.0, whole genome shotgun sequence genome:
- the LOC113767419 gene encoding nucleobase-ascorbate transporter 6, protein MAGAPAPAPKADVPPPHPPKEQLPNVYFCITSPPPWPEAILLGFQHYLVMLGTTVIIPTALVPQMGGGNEEKAKVIQTVLFVAGLNTLLQTTFGTRLPAVIGGSYTFVAPTISIILSGRWSDPDPVSRFKKVMRATQGALIVASTLQIVLGFSGLWRNVVRFLSPLSVVPLVALVGFGLYEFGFPGVAKCVEIGLPMLILLVLFSQYLGDLIKPAKKIFDRFAVVFTVAIVWIYAHLLTVGGAYNGKAPKTQTSCRTDRAGLIDAAPWIRVPYPFQWGAPSFDAGEAFAMMMASFVALVESTGAFIAVSRYASATYMPPSILSRGVGWQGIGILLSGLFGTGNGSSVSVENAGLLALTRVGSRRVVQISAGFMIFFSILGKFGAVFASIPAPIFAALYCVFFAYVGAGGLSFLQFCNLNTFRTKFILGFSIFLGLSIPQYFNEYTAIQGYGPVHVKGRWFNDIVNVPFSSEAFVAGLVAYFLDNTLQKKDARKDRGKHFWDKFKSYKTDQRTDEFYGLPFGINKYFPSV, encoded by the exons CTGAAGCTATACTTCTTGGGTTTCAACATTATTTAGTGATGCTTGGAACAACAGTTATTATTCCCACTGCTCTGGTTCCGCAAATGGGAGGAGGAAAC GAGGAGAAAGCAAAGGTTATTCAGACTGTACTCTTTGTTGCTGGCTTGAACACACTATTGCAAACTACATTTGGTACAAGATTACCTGCTGTCATTGGAGGATCATATACTTTTGTTGCACCAACAATTTCCATTATCCTTTCTGGTCGATGGAGTGATCCAGATCCTGTATCG AGATTCAAAAAGGTAATGCGGGCCACTCAGGGTGCACTTATTGTAGCTTCAACACTTCAGATAGTTTTAGGCTTCAGTGGTCTCTGGCGCAATGTTGTCAG GTTTCTGAGTCCACTTTCAGTTGTTCCTTTGGTCGCTCTTGTTGGTTTTGGGTTGTATGAGTTTGGTTTCCCTGGG GTCGCTAAATGTGTTGAAATTGGGCTGCCAATGCTGATCCTTTTAGTTCTCTTCTCCCAG TATTTGGGCGATCTGATTAAACCAGCGAAGAAAATATTTGATCGCTTTGCTGTTGTATTCACGGTGGCAATTGTATGGATATATGCTCACCTACTAACAGTGGGTGGGGCCTACAATGGTAAGGCACCAAAAACCCAGACAAGCTGCCGGACTGATCGTGCTGGACTCATTGATGCTGCTCCATG GATAAGAGTTCCTTACCCTTTCCAATGGGGAGCGCCTTCATTTGATGCTGGGGAAGCCTTTGCAATGATGATGGCTTCATTTGTGGCTCTCGTAGAG TCTACTGGTGCATTTATTGCAGTATCTAGGTATGCGAGTGCAACGTATATGCCACCATCCATTCTCAGCAGGGGTGTAGGTTGGCAG GGAATTGGCATCCTATTGTCTGGATTGTTTGGCACTGGAAATGGATCTTCTGTCTCTGT TGAGAATGCTGGCTTATTAGCATTGACTCGTGTTGGAAGTCGAAGAGTGGTTCAGATCTCTGCTGgattcatgattttcttttctattttag GAAAATTTGGAGCAGTCTTTGCTTCAATTCCGGCACCAATTTTTGCTGCTTTGTACTGCGTTTTCTTTGCTTATGTGG GTGCGGGAGGTTTGAGTTTCCTTCAGTTCTGCAACCTGAACACCTTCCGAACCAAGTTCATACTAGGCTTCTCAATCTTCTTAGGCCTGTCTATTCCCCAGTACTTCAACGAGTACACAGCTATCCAAGGATATGGTCCAGTCCACGTCAAAGGAAGATGG TTTAATGACATAGTAAATGTCCCTTTCTCATCGGAAGCCTTTGTGGCGGGGCTGGTGGCTTATTTCCTGGATAACACACTCCAGAAGAAGGATGCTCGGAAAGACAGAGGTAAGCACTTTTGGGACAAGTTCAAATCCTACAAAACAGACCAAAGAACGGATGAATTCTATGGACTTCCTTTCggtataaataaatatttcccATCTGTGTGA
- the LOC113767879 gene encoding uncharacterized protein LOC113767879: MGNCQAIDNASLLIQHPNGRVDKLYLPVTAGEIMKMNPGHYVALLLTTTICPATSSTTTTANTKATKHSSNTDFKSNSPVRITRIKLLRPTDSLVLGHVYRLITTQEVMKGLWAKKYAKMRKQQSESSEKQVNLTAKEISDFEAAVRKYEMERTSQTKHERHRTKTSQSASTIAAKSKAWQPSLQSISEAAS, translated from the exons ATGGGGAATTGCCAGGCCATTGATAATGCTTCTCTACTGATACAACACCCAAATGGTAGAGTTGACAAGCTGTATTTGCCTGTCACTGCCGGTGAAATCATGAAGATGAATCCTGGCCATTATGTTGCTCTCCTTCTCACCACAACCATCTGCCCAGCAACTtcttccaccaccaccaccgccaACACCAAAGCCACTAAACATAGCAGCAATACAGACTTCAAAAGCAACAGTCCTGTTCGAATTACACGAATTAAGCTTCTTAGGCCAACTGATTCATTAGTTCTTGGCCATGTTTATAGACTGATAACTACTCAAG AGGTTATGAAAGGCTTGTGGGCAAAGAAGTATGCAAAAATGAGGAAGCAGCAGTCAGAGTCATCTGAGAAGCAAGTGAACTTGACAGCaaaagaaatttcagattttgagGCAGCAGTTAGAAAATATGAGATGGAAAGAACCAGCCAG ACAAAGCACGAAAGGCACAGGACAAAGACATCTCAATCAGCAAGCACTATTGCTGCCAAGTCAAAAGCATGGCAACCTTCATTACAGAGCATCTCTGAGGCTGCAAGctaa